The genome window TTATTGATATCGACACACAAGAAGTGGTCTTTGCGAATAAAAGTTATGCCGCTTTAATCGAAAAGAAACATCAGGAAGCTTTAGGAGTCACGCTTCGACGTTATTATGCAAATAAGGTTGAATACGATGATACGGTGAAGTTAATTGAGTTCGGTCAGCAAGTGAATAATCAATTAGTTGAACTGCACTTCCCTGATAGCCAGCAAACAACGAAATGGGCTCTCGCCTCCTATCTTCAAATTGAATATCACAGCAAGCAAATGATTTTGGCTTGGTTTTACGATATTACAGATAGAAAAGTCATGGAGGAGCATGCCCAGCATCTCGCTCATCACGATGCACTGACCGGGTTGCCAAATCGGATCTTATTCAGAGAACGGCTGCACTTGGCGATGACCATGGCAGAGCGGGATAAATACGCCTTAGCCTTAATGTTTATCGATTTGGATGAATTCAAACCGATTAATGATACCTACGGACACGATGTGGGGGATGCGGTGTTGATTCAGTGTGCCGAACGCATCCGTGACTGTCTCCGTAAACCGGACTCCGTCGCCAGACTCGGTGGTGATGAGTTCGTCGTGTTGCTGCATAAAGTCAGTGATGAACAGGCAGCCATCCAGGTTGCTGAGAAAGTATTGGAGTCATTGCAAAGCCCCATGACATTTGAAGATTTAACTGTCAGCGTCGGAGCCAGCATTGGCGTGGCGCTCTACCCTGTGCATAGTACAGAAGAGGATGGGCTATTAAATTGTGCTGACTTTGCTATGTACGAGGCGAAAAGAAATGGGCGAAACCGGGTCAGGTTGTTTCAGAATGAGTATAAGTAGCTGACTTCTTGTCATGTAGCGTTTAAGTCATACAACAATTTCCACTCAAACCGGTCACTAACAGGCATAATTTGCAGAACAACTTCATTTACCTGCATAGGATTCAGCTTTGTTAAGTTATCGTCATTCATTCCATGCGGGTAATTTCGCGGATGTGTTGAAACATATCGTGTTGATCGAATTGCTTCAGCATATGGTGAAAAAAGAAAAAGCTTTTAGTTATATTGATACCCATTCCGGGGCGGGCTTGTATCATTTACGTTCGGACCACGCTGAAAAAAATCAGGAATATCAAAAGGGTATTACAAAACTAATTGCGTTGGATTGGCCTGAGCTACTGTCCTATCAGACGGCAGTGAAAGTGGTGAATGCTGGCAATGATCTGACGTTTTATCCTGGCTCACCTTTGTTGGCGACGCAGTATTTACGGTCTCAGGATCAAGCCTGGTGCTTTGATCTGCACCCAGAAGACAGTGTGTTTCTGGCAAATAATCTGCGGCCATTTAAACAAGCGCGTGTCAGACGGGAGGATGGTCTGAAAGGTTTGCTGAGTTTATTACCGCCTGATTCACGTCGGGCACTGGTATTGATTGACCCATCTTATGAGATAAAGTCAGATTATGATGAAGTCTTTCAGACTGTGCTGAAAGCTCATAAAAAATTTGCCACGGGAACATATGCGATTTGGTATCCGGTGGTAGACAGAGCGCGTATTAACCGACTGGATAAACAGTTAATAAGCAGTGGTATCACGAATATACAACGCTATGAACTTGGCTTAGATGCCGATTCCTCCAGACGCGGTATGACGTCATCTGGGATGTTTATTATCAATCCGCCCTGGCAGTTAATGGAAACCATGACGACATTATTGCCCAAACTGGTGAAAGCTTTGGGCGAAAACACCGGTGCGTTTTATCGGGCTGACATGCTGGTGGCGCAATAGAAAAGACGTTCTTCATCAGCGCTTCAATTATGGTGATATATCGGATTTCGGCAAAGATCATAGCGCACGGTTTCTTTCGGTTCTGTCTTCAACTATTCTAGCGATAACAATTATTTAGCATGATCATGCGGATCATCGGTGGGATGGCTGACAAATTTTCAGTAATCAGCATCTCTGAAACAAAAAGTTTACGGAGTAATAACAGTGCAGAAAGTAGCCATTTTGCAGCATGC of Methylophaga marina contains these proteins:
- a CDS encoding sensor domain-containing diguanylate cyclase; its protein translation is MSTSLSWYGVLVIVLISRCILLVCWHRDHNKAEINQTRWLQYFRFSVLMSGTIWGIGGVILMPHDNIAYQAFLSFTIGGIASGAMASLSVDRRSVVAFVLPTMLPHIVILIGQGETITYGMSAMLVLFLLFIFLAAKKSGETFLENARLRIKALESESRLRMMLDFSPTAASIIDIDTQEVVFANKSYAALIEKKHQEALGVTLRRYYANKVEYDDTVKLIEFGQQVNNQLVELHFPDSQQTTKWALASYLQIEYHSKQMILAWFYDITDRKVMEEHAQHLAHHDALTGLPNRILFRERLHLAMTMAERDKYALALMFIDLDEFKPINDTYGHDVGDAVLIQCAERIRDCLRKPDSVARLGGDEFVVLLHKVSDEQAAIQVAEKVLESLQSPMTFEDLTVSVGASIGVALYPVHSTEEDGLLNCADFAMYEAKRNGRNRVRLFQNEYK
- a CDS encoding 23S rRNA (adenine(2030)-N(6))-methyltransferase RlmJ, producing the protein MLSYRHSFHAGNFADVLKHIVLIELLQHMVKKEKAFSYIDTHSGAGLYHLRSDHAEKNQEYQKGITKLIALDWPELLSYQTAVKVVNAGNDLTFYPGSPLLATQYLRSQDQAWCFDLHPEDSVFLANNLRPFKQARVRREDGLKGLLSLLPPDSRRALVLIDPSYEIKSDYDEVFQTVLKAHKKFATGTYAIWYPVVDRARINRLDKQLISSGITNIQRYELGLDADSSRRGMTSSGMFIINPPWQLMETMTTLLPKLVKALGENTGAFYRADMLVAQ